In one window of Calypte anna isolate BGI_N300 chromosome 1, bCalAnn1_v1.p, whole genome shotgun sequence DNA:
- the FOXM1 gene encoding forkhead box protein M1 isoform X1, with translation MRTSPRRPLILKRRKLTLPQNDPPSTSAKDENTGQEEKTPKQEHDTEEQCSNQPRDKIARGLQKFPAGIKIIDHPTMPNTQVVAIPTDADIQSIIEALTAKGKECGKNGPNKFILISSGGTSRSVGPTPSQHLPPEEKPSAITKAADDQERDKNVAQTPGLAGGTTTWHSGAGSAVGQEQESNSNGGTMNSVLDNSLTNIQWLGKMRSDGLGPCSVKSDTEKENQMPMQEKIKTEEDSAAAAIPTTTSSSSWQDSVSERPPYSYMAMIQFAINSTEKKRMTLKDIYTWIEDHFPYFKHVAKPGWKNSIRHNLSLHDMFVRETSANGKISFWTIHPDANRYLTLDQVFKPLDLGSPTSPEHSESHQKRYLPDPQKNMGSNSSSKTEPQSARRRMKPLLPRINSYLVPIQFPLSQPLVLQPSMKVPLSMAQVASLNSSETFQSSKRVRIAPKMSLSTEESSSLPVAAVKEENQCDEGLFSPTHSLRESSSQPGEESASFPETVCIKEEEGSQLDDWLSPFASTLTVRDETGLFLPVSYTNEKKQFTLLKSPSKGVSDTLVIKRRERRDMGRSRRKQRLALPCSEEPVLVLPESHGFDSFQSGADPLFLQESQPAENVSQLSCLQGEEGPFETPVKEMFSKLPVSSTPSKLSATTSPPLGVLDPWKSTSLAKGSHELDFSPVRNLQLPFIPQENQDLLGFNSTPPRNPLFESPRELLNTESSDMVHVPITSSPAFTHESTKQSSVEPPVSGLTENRSLMEGLILDTMNDSLSKILLDISFPGLEDENLGADISWSQLIPELK, from the exons ATGAGGACGAGCCCTCGCAGGCCCTTAATTCTCAAGAGGCGGAAACTGACCCTCCCACAGAATGATCCACCCAGTACTTCAGCAAAAGATGAGAACACTGGTCAGGAGGAAAAAACTCCTAAGCAGGAGCACGACACAGAGGAGCAATGCAGCAACCAGCCCAGAGACAAAATTGCCCGTGGTCTGCAGAAATTCCCAGCAGGGATAAAGATAATTGACCATCCTACCATGCCCAATACGCAAGTGGTGGCCATCCCCACAGATGCTGATATCCAAAGTATCATAGAGGCActaacagcaaaaggaaaagaatgtggCAAAAATGGGCCCAACAAGTTCATTCTCATTAGCAGCGGGGGCACATCCCGTTCAGTGGGTCCAACACCATCACAGCATCTCCCACCAGAGGAAAAACCCAGTGCAATCACCAAGGCTGCAGATGATCAAGAAAGAGACAAGAATGTTGCACAGACACCCGGTCTTGCAGGAGGGACAACAACCTGGCATTCAGGAGCTGGCTCTGCGGTTGGACAGGAACAAGAGAGCAACa GCAATGGTGGGACAATGAACTCTGTGTTGGACAACAGTCTCACTAACATCCAGTGGCTGGGTAAGATGAGATCTGATGGGCTTGGTCCCTGTTCTGTGAAGTcagacacagagaaagagaacCAGATGCCTATGCAGGAAAAAATCAAG ACTGAAGAagattctgctgctgctgctattcctaccaccacctcctcctcctcatggCAGGATTCAGTATCGGAACGTCCTCCTTACTCCTACATGGCCATGATCCAGTTTGCCATcaacagcacagagaagaaGCGTATGACTCTGAAGGACATCTATACCTGGATTGAGGATCATTTCCCATATTTTAAACATGTGGCTAAGCCAGGCTGGAAG aaCTCCATTCGGCACAACTTGTCTCTCCATGATATGTTTGTCCGTGAGACATCTGCTAATGGTAAAATCTCGTTCTGGACTATTCACCCTGATGCGAACCGTTACCTAACATTGGACCAGGTATTTAAG CCGCTGGACTTGGGGTCACCAACATCGCCTGAGCACTCTGAATCA CACCAAAAGCGGTATCTTCCTGATCCTCAGAAGAACATGggaagcaacagcagcagcaaaactgaacCCCAGAGTGCAC gacGAAGGATGAAGCCTTTGCTTCCTCGCATCAACTCCTACTTGGTTCCAATCCAGTTTCCTTTGAGCCAACCTCTTGTCTTGCAGCCTTCTATGAAGGTTCCTCTCTCCATGGCACAGGTAGCATCCCTCAACAGCTCAGAGACTTTCCAGAGCAGCAAGCGTGTGCGCATTGCTCCAaag ATGTCACTCTCTACAGAAGAGTCCTCCTCTTTACCCGTGGCTGCTGTCAAGGAGGAGAATCAATGTGATGAAGGGTTATTTTCCCCAACACATTCCCTAAgggagagcagctcccagcctggtGAGGAATCAGCCTCTTTCCCTGAGACTGTCTGTataaaggaggaagaaggcTCTCAGCTGGATGACTGGCTGTCCCCATTTGCCTCCACCCTAACTGTAAGGGATGAGACAGGCTTGTTCCTCCCAGTGTCATACACAAATGAGAAGAAACAATTCACCCTGCTGAAGTCTCCATCTAAGGGTGTTTCTGATACCTTAGTGATAAAGAGGCGGGAAAGACGGGACATGGGCAGATCCAGAAGGAAACAACGCCTGGCACTGCCTTGCTCAGAGGAGCCTGTCCTTGTTTTGCCAGAAAGCCATGGCTTTGACTCTTTCCAGTCAGGGGCAGACCCCCTCTTCCTGCAGGAAAGCCAGCCTGCTGAGAATGtgtcacagctcagctgcttgcAGGGAGAAGAGGGGCCCTTTGAAACACCAGTCAAGGAGATGTTCAGCAAATTGCCAGTTTCTTCCACTCCCAGCAAACTGTCAGCAACTACTAGCCCTCCACTGGGGGTCCTTGACCCCTGGAAGTCTACATCCTTAGCCAAAGGAAGTCACGAGCTGGACTTCAGTCCAGTTAGAAACCTTCAGTTGCCTTTCATACCCCAGGAGAACCAGGACTTGCTGGGCTTTAACAGCACACCCCCTAGAAATCCCCTCTTCGAGTCCCCTCGGGAGCTGCTCAATACAGAATCCAGTGACATGGTACATGTCCCTATCACAAGCTCTCCAGCTTTTACTCATGAGTCTACTAAGCAATCATCTGTTGAACCACCAGTCTCTGGCCTCACTGAAAACAGATCACTCATGGAAGGCCTAATCCTGGACACCATGAATGACAGTCTGAGCAAAATCCTTCTAGACATTAGCTTTCCTGGTCTTGAGGATGAAAACTTAGGAGCAGATATTAGTTGGTCTCAGCTCATACCTGAACTGAAGTAA
- the FOXM1 gene encoding forkhead box protein M1 isoform X2, with protein sequence MGPTSSFSLAAGAHPVQWVQHHHSISHQRKNPVQSPRLQMIKKETRMLHRHPVLQEGQQPGIQELALRLDRNKRATTEEDSAAAAIPTTTSSSSWQDSVSERPPYSYMAMIQFAINSTEKKRMTLKDIYTWIEDHFPYFKHVAKPGWKNSIRHNLSLHDMFVRETSANGKISFWTIHPDANRYLTLDQVFKPLDLGSPTSPEHSESHQKRYLPDPQKNMGSNSSSKTEPQSARRRMKPLLPRINSYLVPIQFPLSQPLVLQPSMKVPLSMAQVASLNSSETFQSSKRVRIAPKMSLSTEESSSLPVAAVKEENQCDEGLFSPTHSLRESSSQPGEESASFPETVCIKEEEGSQLDDWLSPFASTLTVRDETGLFLPVSYTNEKKQFTLLKSPSKGVSDTLVIKRRERRDMGRSRRKQRLALPCSEEPVLVLPESHGFDSFQSGADPLFLQESQPAENVSQLSCLQGEEGPFETPVKEMFSKLPVSSTPSKLSATTSPPLGVLDPWKSTSLAKGSHELDFSPVRNLQLPFIPQENQDLLGFNSTPPRNPLFESPRELLNTESSDMVHVPITSSPAFTHESTKQSSVEPPVSGLTENRSLMEGLILDTMNDSLSKILLDISFPGLEDENLGADISWSQLIPELK encoded by the exons ATGGGCCCAACAAGTTCATTCTCATTAGCAGCGGGGGCACATCCCGTTCAGTGGGTCCAACACCATCACAGCATCTCCCACCAGAGGAAAAACCCAGTGCAATCACCAAGGCTGCAGATGATCAAGAAAGAGACAAGAATGTTGCACAGACACCCGGTCTTGCAGGAGGGACAACAACCTGGCATTCAGGAGCTGGCTCTGCGGTTGGACAGGAACAAGAGAGCAACa ACTGAAGAagattctgctgctgctgctattcctaccaccacctcctcctcctcatggCAGGATTCAGTATCGGAACGTCCTCCTTACTCCTACATGGCCATGATCCAGTTTGCCATcaacagcacagagaagaaGCGTATGACTCTGAAGGACATCTATACCTGGATTGAGGATCATTTCCCATATTTTAAACATGTGGCTAAGCCAGGCTGGAAG aaCTCCATTCGGCACAACTTGTCTCTCCATGATATGTTTGTCCGTGAGACATCTGCTAATGGTAAAATCTCGTTCTGGACTATTCACCCTGATGCGAACCGTTACCTAACATTGGACCAGGTATTTAAG CCGCTGGACTTGGGGTCACCAACATCGCCTGAGCACTCTGAATCA CACCAAAAGCGGTATCTTCCTGATCCTCAGAAGAACATGggaagcaacagcagcagcaaaactgaacCCCAGAGTGCAC gacGAAGGATGAAGCCTTTGCTTCCTCGCATCAACTCCTACTTGGTTCCAATCCAGTTTCCTTTGAGCCAACCTCTTGTCTTGCAGCCTTCTATGAAGGTTCCTCTCTCCATGGCACAGGTAGCATCCCTCAACAGCTCAGAGACTTTCCAGAGCAGCAAGCGTGTGCGCATTGCTCCAaag ATGTCACTCTCTACAGAAGAGTCCTCCTCTTTACCCGTGGCTGCTGTCAAGGAGGAGAATCAATGTGATGAAGGGTTATTTTCCCCAACACATTCCCTAAgggagagcagctcccagcctggtGAGGAATCAGCCTCTTTCCCTGAGACTGTCTGTataaaggaggaagaaggcTCTCAGCTGGATGACTGGCTGTCCCCATTTGCCTCCACCCTAACTGTAAGGGATGAGACAGGCTTGTTCCTCCCAGTGTCATACACAAATGAGAAGAAACAATTCACCCTGCTGAAGTCTCCATCTAAGGGTGTTTCTGATACCTTAGTGATAAAGAGGCGGGAAAGACGGGACATGGGCAGATCCAGAAGGAAACAACGCCTGGCACTGCCTTGCTCAGAGGAGCCTGTCCTTGTTTTGCCAGAAAGCCATGGCTTTGACTCTTTCCAGTCAGGGGCAGACCCCCTCTTCCTGCAGGAAAGCCAGCCTGCTGAGAATGtgtcacagctcagctgcttgcAGGGAGAAGAGGGGCCCTTTGAAACACCAGTCAAGGAGATGTTCAGCAAATTGCCAGTTTCTTCCACTCCCAGCAAACTGTCAGCAACTACTAGCCCTCCACTGGGGGTCCTTGACCCCTGGAAGTCTACATCCTTAGCCAAAGGAAGTCACGAGCTGGACTTCAGTCCAGTTAGAAACCTTCAGTTGCCTTTCATACCCCAGGAGAACCAGGACTTGCTGGGCTTTAACAGCACACCCCCTAGAAATCCCCTCTTCGAGTCCCCTCGGGAGCTGCTCAATACAGAATCCAGTGACATGGTACATGTCCCTATCACAAGCTCTCCAGCTTTTACTCATGAGTCTACTAAGCAATCATCTGTTGAACCACCAGTCTCTGGCCTCACTGAAAACAGATCACTCATGGAAGGCCTAATCCTGGACACCATGAATGACAGTCTGAGCAAAATCCTTCTAGACATTAGCTTTCCTGGTCTTGAGGATGAAAACTTAGGAGCAGATATTAGTTGGTCTCAGCTCATACCTGAACTGAAGTAA